From the Streptomyces syringium genome, one window contains:
- a CDS encoding aldo/keto reductase, whose amino-acid sequence MLHRTLGTTGPQVSALGLGAMGMSALYGDADRTESIATIHAALDAGVTLIDTGDFYGMGHNELLINEALRTAPAGAREKALTSVKFGALRTVEGGFTGVDGSPAAVKNFAAYSLQRLGTGHIDVYRLARLDPKVPIEETVGAIAELVEAGHVRHIGLSEVGAETIRRAAAVAPIADLQIEYSLISRGIEESILPTVRELGIGVTAYGVLSRGLISGHFTPGRQLAANDFRGMSPRFQGENLRHNLGLVEALRKIAESKGASVAQTAIAWVLAQGEDIVPLVGARRRDRLTEALGALDVTLDADDLAAIERAVPAGAAAGDRYPTDQMAHLDSER is encoded by the coding sequence GTGCTGCACCGCACTCTCGGCACCACCGGCCCCCAGGTATCCGCTCTCGGCCTCGGCGCGATGGGCATGTCCGCCCTGTACGGCGACGCGGACCGCACCGAGTCGATCGCCACGATCCACGCCGCGCTGGACGCCGGCGTCACCCTGATCGACACCGGCGACTTCTACGGCATGGGCCACAACGAACTGCTCATCAACGAAGCCCTGCGCACCGCTCCCGCCGGGGCCCGCGAGAAGGCCCTCACCAGCGTCAAGTTCGGCGCCCTGCGCACGGTCGAGGGCGGCTTCACCGGCGTCGACGGCAGCCCCGCCGCCGTCAAGAACTTCGCCGCGTACTCCCTCCAGCGCCTGGGCACCGGCCACATCGACGTCTACCGCCTCGCGCGTCTCGACCCGAAGGTGCCGATCGAGGAGACCGTCGGCGCCATCGCCGAGCTGGTCGAGGCCGGTCACGTCCGGCACATCGGCCTCTCCGAGGTGGGCGCCGAGACCATCCGCCGGGCCGCCGCCGTCGCGCCCATCGCCGATCTCCAGATCGAGTACTCGCTGATCTCGCGCGGCATCGAGGAGAGCATCCTGCCGACCGTCCGCGAGCTGGGCATCGGCGTCACCGCGTACGGCGTGCTCTCGCGCGGCCTGATCAGCGGCCACTTCACGCCCGGCCGGCAGCTCGCCGCGAACGACTTCCGTGGCATGAGCCCGCGCTTCCAGGGCGAGAACCTCCGGCACAACCTCGGCCTGGTCGAGGCGCTCCGCAAGATCGCCGAGTCGAAGGGCGCGAGTGTCGCGCAGACGGCGATCGCCTGGGTCCTCGCCCAGGGCGAGGACATCGTCCCCCTGGTCGGCGCCCGCCGCCGGGACCGCCTCACCGAGGCGCTCGGCGCGCTGGACGTCACCCTCGACGCGGACGACCTCGCCGCCATCGAGCGAGCCGTCCCGGCGGGGGCGGCGGCGGGCGACCGCTACCCGACGGACCAGATGGCGCACCTCGACAGCGAGCGGTGA
- a CDS encoding TetR family transcriptional regulator → MPPETLTPDRILEATEDVLRRFGPAKATVVDVARALGVSHGSVYRHFGSKAALREAVTERWLDQSHAELSAVAEAAGPAGPRLRAWLTALFAAKRRKSGSDPELFATYMVLVGENSGVVDRHIETMIEQLAGIVENGISQGEFRSVDPATAARAVWDATNRFHDPAYAADWSRPGIDAAFDAVCELVLRGLHA, encoded by the coding sequence ATGCCGCCCGAGACCCTGACCCCCGACCGCATCCTCGAGGCCACCGAGGACGTGCTGCGCCGCTTCGGCCCGGCCAAGGCCACCGTGGTCGACGTGGCCCGGGCGCTGGGCGTCAGCCACGGCAGCGTCTACCGCCACTTCGGCAGCAAGGCCGCCCTGCGGGAGGCCGTCACCGAGCGCTGGCTCGACCAGTCGCACGCCGAGCTGTCCGCCGTCGCCGAAGCGGCCGGCCCGGCGGGGCCCCGGCTGCGCGCGTGGCTCACCGCCCTCTTCGCCGCCAAGCGCCGCAAGTCGGGCAGCGACCCCGAGCTGTTCGCGACGTACATGGTGCTCGTCGGCGAGAACAGCGGCGTCGTCGACCGGCACATCGAGACGATGATCGAGCAGCTCGCGGGAATCGTCGAGAACGGCATAAGCCAGGGCGAGTTCCGCTCCGTCGACCCGGCGACGGCGGCCCGAGCGGTCTGGGACGCGACCAACCGCTTCCACGACCCTGCCTACGCGGCCGACTGGTCCCGCCCGGGCATCGACGCCGCGTTCGACGCGGTGTGCGAGCTGGTGCTGCGGGGCCTGCACGCCTGA
- a CDS encoding Uma2 family endonuclease, which yields MTAMVEIPRETASSISPPVPGSDEFGFDKMRRDLEQINAAFPDGYRGEIIRGRIVVSPWSKGKYRPMMRSFVRQVTPHAPEGHEVDTAPFLFVFPSHSRGFGPDIHVSDAELTDVDSIYLPGEALSLVGELTSKSTADFDRLDKVEVYGKAGVPVYVLVDVLNETVTVYSSPAEGGYRRHTLIKFGDKVQIPAPFDCELDTADWQA from the coding sequence ATGACAGCCATGGTCGAGATTCCGCGCGAGACTGCGTCGTCGATAAGCCCCCCAGTCCCGGGCTCCGATGAGTTCGGCTTCGACAAGATGCGCCGCGATCTGGAGCAGATCAACGCGGCCTTCCCTGACGGCTACCGAGGGGAGATCATCAGGGGGAGGATCGTCGTGTCGCCGTGGTCCAAGGGCAAGTACCGCCCGATGATGCGCAGCTTCGTCCGCCAAGTGACACCCCATGCGCCGGAGGGGCACGAGGTGGACACGGCTCCGTTTCTCTTCGTGTTCCCGAGCCACAGCAGAGGCTTCGGGCCTGATATCCACGTCTCGGACGCCGAACTGACGGATGTCGACAGCATCTACCTCCCTGGCGAAGCTCTCTCCTTGGTGGGTGAGCTGACTTCCAAGTCGACCGCGGACTTCGACCGCCTCGACAAGGTCGAGGTCTACGGCAAAGCGGGCGTGCCGGTCTACGTCCTTGTAGACGTGCTCAACGAGACCGTCACCGTCTATTCGTCCCCGGCCGAGGGTGGCTACCGAAGGCACACACTGATCAAGTTCGGCGACAAGGTCCAGATCCCGGCCCCCTTCGACTGCGAGCTCGACACCGCCGACTGGCAGGCCTGA
- a CDS encoding glycine--tRNA ligase, whose amino-acid sequence MAADKIDTIVSLSKRRGFVYPCSEIYGGQRAAWDYGPLGVELKENIKRQWWRSMVTSRDDVVGLDSSVILAREVWEASGHVATFSDPLTECTSCHKRYRADHLEEAYEAKHNKLPANGLADLNCPNCGNKGAFTEPKQFSGLLATHLGPTQDTGSVTYLRPETAQGIFTNFSQVQLTSRKKPPFGIAQTGKSFRNEITPGNFIFRTREFEQMEMEFFVKPGEDEEWHEYWMAQRWNWYTGLGMREENMRWYEHAAEKLSHYSKRTVDIEYRFNFGGSEFSELEGVANRTDFDLKAHSKGSGQDLSYFDQEAGERYFPYVIEPAAGLNRAMLAFMLDAYNEDEAPNAKGVMEKRTVMRLDPRLAPVKVAVLPLSRNPQLSPKAKGLATDLRKNWNIEFDDAGAIGRRYRRQDEIGTPFCVTVDFDTLDDNAVTVRERDTMKQERVSLDQIEAYLGARLLGC is encoded by the coding sequence GTGGCCGCCGACAAGATCGACACCATCGTCAGCCTGAGCAAGCGCCGTGGCTTTGTCTATCCGTGCAGTGAGATCTACGGCGGCCAGCGTGCCGCCTGGGATTACGGACCCCTCGGCGTGGAGCTCAAGGAGAACATCAAGCGCCAGTGGTGGCGCTCCATGGTCACCTCGCGCGACGACGTCGTCGGCCTCGACTCGTCGGTGATCCTGGCCCGTGAGGTGTGGGAGGCGTCCGGTCACGTCGCCACCTTCTCGGACCCGCTGACCGAGTGCACCTCCTGCCACAAGCGCTACCGCGCGGACCACCTGGAGGAGGCGTACGAGGCCAAGCACAACAAGCTGCCCGCGAACGGCCTCGCCGACCTCAACTGCCCCAACTGTGGCAACAAGGGCGCCTTCACCGAGCCCAAGCAGTTCTCCGGTCTGCTGGCCACGCACCTCGGCCCGACCCAGGACACCGGTTCGGTCACCTACCTGCGCCCCGAGACCGCGCAGGGCATCTTCACCAACTTCAGCCAGGTGCAGCTGACCTCGCGCAAGAAGCCGCCGTTCGGCATCGCCCAGACCGGCAAGTCCTTCCGCAACGAGATCACGCCGGGCAACTTCATCTTCCGCACCCGCGAGTTCGAGCAGATGGAGATGGAGTTCTTCGTCAAGCCGGGTGAGGACGAGGAGTGGCACGAGTACTGGATGGCGCAGCGCTGGAACTGGTACACCGGCCTCGGCATGCGCGAGGAGAACATGCGGTGGTACGAGCACGCCGCTGAGAAGCTCTCCCACTACTCGAAGCGCACCGTCGACATCGAGTACCGCTTCAACTTCGGCGGTTCGGAGTTCTCGGAGCTGGAGGGTGTGGCCAACCGCACCGACTTCGACCTCAAGGCCCACTCGAAGGGCTCCGGCCAGGACCTGTCGTACTTCGACCAGGAGGCCGGCGAGCGCTACTTCCCGTACGTCATCGAGCCGGCGGCCGGTCTCAACCGCGCCATGCTCGCCTTCATGCTCGACGCGTACAACGAGGACGAGGCGCCCAACGCCAAGGGCGTCATGGAGAAGCGCACCGTCATGCGCCTCGACCCGCGCCTCGCCCCGGTGAAGGTCGCGGTCCTGCCGCTGTCCCGCAACCCGCAGCTGTCCCCCAAGGCCAAGGGCCTCGCGACGGACCTGCGGAAGAACTGGAACATCGAGTTCGACGACGCCGGCGCCATCGGCCGCCGCTACCGTCGCCAGGACGAGATCGGTACCCCGTTCTGCGTGACCGTCGACTTCGACACCCTCGACGACAACGCCGTGACCGTGCGCGAGCGCGACACGATGAAGCAGGAGCGGGTGTCGCTCGACCAGATCGAGGCCTACCTGGGCGCGCGGCTGCTCGGCTGCTGA
- a CDS encoding metal ABC transporter substrate-binding protein translates to MNVRPTSPRSARSARITTGTIAALAALGLLSLTACSSETDGKNSEGKLKVVASFYPMEFLAKEIGGEHVSVSALTKPGVEPHELELTPKQTASLDEAGAIIYLKGLQPGVDKAIKQSNAKHVVDAASLTELEEHGDEVDGKKHESEDKHADKHEDEHEGHEHKHEGGDPHIWLDPVKYAEVAKGVAKTLAEADPDHKADFEKNADALAHKLDGLHKKFEAGLKNRASDTFISTHAAFGYLAERYGLTEEAVNGLDPESEPSAARMKELHEVAEKHHVSTIFFETLADPKTAKTLASDLGLKTDVLDPLEGITDKSKGDDYFEVMESNLAALRKALGTK, encoded by the coding sequence ATGAACGTACGCCCGACCTCTCCCCGATCCGCCCGATCCGCCCGAATAACCACCGGCACGATCGCCGCGCTCGCCGCCCTCGGGCTGCTCTCCCTCACCGCCTGCTCCTCGGAGACGGACGGAAAAAATTCGGAGGGCAAGCTCAAGGTGGTGGCGTCGTTCTACCCCATGGAGTTCCTGGCCAAGGAGATCGGCGGCGAGCACGTCAGCGTCTCCGCCCTGACCAAGCCCGGCGTCGAGCCCCACGAGCTGGAGCTCACCCCCAAGCAGACCGCCTCCCTCGACGAGGCGGGCGCGATCATCTACCTCAAGGGCCTCCAGCCCGGCGTCGACAAGGCGATCAAGCAGTCGAACGCCAAGCACGTCGTCGACGCGGCCTCCCTCACCGAGCTGGAAGAGCACGGCGACGAGGTCGACGGCAAGAAGCACGAGTCCGAGGACAAGCACGCCGACAAGCACGAGGACGAGCACGAGGGCCACGAGCACAAGCACGAGGGCGGCGACCCGCACATCTGGCTCGACCCGGTGAAGTACGCCGAGGTCGCCAAGGGTGTCGCCAAGACCCTCGCCGAGGCCGACCCCGACCACAAGGCGGACTTCGAGAAGAACGCCGACGCGCTGGCACATAAGCTGGACGGGCTGCACAAGAAGTTCGAGGCGGGCCTGAAGAACCGGGCTTCCGACACCTTCATCTCCACCCACGCCGCCTTCGGCTACCTCGCCGAGCGCTACGGCCTCACCGAGGAGGCCGTCAACGGGCTGGACCCGGAGTCCGAGCCCAGCGCGGCCCGGATGAAGGAGCTCCACGAGGTCGCCGAGAAGCACCACGTCTCCACGATCTTCTTCGAGACCCTCGCCGACCCGAAGACGGCGAAGACCCTGGCCTCGGACCTGGGGCTCAAGACGGACGTGCTCGACCCGCTCGAGGGGATCACGGACAAGTCCAAGGGCGACGACTACTTCGAGGTCATGGAGTCCAACCTCGCCGCCCTGCGGAAGGCACTCGGCACCAAGTGA
- a CDS encoding metal ABC transporter ATP-binding protein — translation MSGSKRPEASRAREGAEPVIALRGATASLGSRPVLRGVDLTVRRGEVVALLGANGSGKSTAVRAIVGQVPLTGGELELFGTPKRRFRDWARVGYVPQRTTAASGVPATVREVVAAGRLARTRLGLTRKADREAVVRSLELVGMADRIKDSVNALSGGQHQRVLIARALAGEPELLIMDEPMAGVDLASQEVLASALREQVSRGATVLLVLHELGALEPLIDRAVVLRDGCVVHDGPPPEAVGQHALPGHDHVHPHADPAAEPIRTGLLT, via the coding sequence ATGAGCGGATCGAAGCGCCCGGAGGCGAGCCGAGCGCGTGAAGGGGCGGAGCCCGTCATAGCGCTGCGCGGGGCCACCGCCTCGCTCGGCTCCCGCCCCGTGCTGCGCGGTGTGGACCTCACCGTGCGGCGCGGCGAGGTCGTCGCGCTGCTCGGTGCCAACGGTTCCGGCAAGTCCACGGCCGTCAGGGCCATCGTCGGCCAGGTGCCGCTCACCGGCGGCGAGCTGGAGCTGTTCGGCACCCCCAAGCGCCGCTTCCGCGACTGGGCCCGCGTGGGGTACGTACCGCAGCGCACCACCGCCGCCAGCGGGGTCCCCGCGACCGTGCGCGAGGTCGTCGCCGCCGGGCGGCTGGCCCGTACGAGGCTGGGCCTGACCCGCAAGGCCGACCGGGAGGCCGTGGTCCGGTCCCTGGAGCTGGTCGGCATGGCCGACCGGATCAAGGACTCCGTGAACGCGCTCTCCGGCGGCCAGCACCAGCGGGTGCTCATCGCCCGCGCGCTGGCCGGCGAACCCGAGCTGCTGATCATGGACGAGCCGATGGCCGGCGTCGACCTGGCCAGCCAGGAGGTCCTCGCGAGCGCCCTGCGCGAGCAGGTCTCCCGGGGCGCCACCGTGCTGCTCGTCCTGCACGAGCTGGGCGCCCTGGAGCCGCTCATCGACCGCGCCGTCGTGCTCCGCGACGGCTGCGTCGTCCACGACGGCCCGCCGCCGGAGGCCGTGGGCCAGCACGCGCTGCCCGGCCACGACCATGTCCACCCGCACGCCGACCCGGCTGCCGAACCGATCCGGACGGGGTTGCTCACCTGA
- a CDS encoding metal ABC transporter permease has protein sequence MDILNPAFMQRALLAALLVGITAPAIGIYLVQRRQALMGDGIGHVALTGVGLGFLLNTSPVWVATAVCVVGAVVMELIRSSGKTRGDIALAMLFYGGMAGGVMLMHLSGGSNANLISYLFGSITTVAEEDILAICVLAAFVILTTVGLRKQLFAICQDEEFARVTGLPVRLLNLLVAVTAALTVTVAMRVVGLLLVSALMVIPVAASQAIARSFATTFALAVTIGVLVTVSGTATSYYVDVPSGATIVLLAIGVFLTLTALAAPLARKRARHAADSEKHCTLDVPGTPADDVRVEA, from the coding sequence ATGGACATCCTGAATCCCGCCTTCATGCAGCGGGCGCTGCTCGCCGCCCTGCTGGTCGGCATCACCGCCCCCGCCATCGGCATCTACCTCGTCCAGCGCCGTCAGGCGCTGATGGGCGACGGCATCGGCCACGTCGCGCTCACCGGCGTCGGCCTCGGCTTCCTGCTCAACACCAGCCCGGTGTGGGTGGCCACCGCCGTGTGCGTCGTCGGCGCCGTGGTCATGGAGCTGATCCGCTCCTCCGGCAAGACGCGCGGCGACATCGCGCTCGCCATGCTCTTCTACGGCGGCATGGCCGGCGGCGTCATGCTGATGCATCTGTCCGGCGGCTCCAACGCCAATCTCATCAGCTACCTCTTCGGCTCGATCACCACCGTCGCGGAGGAGGACATCCTCGCGATCTGCGTGCTGGCCGCCTTCGTGATCCTCACCACGGTGGGGCTGCGCAAGCAGCTGTTCGCCATCTGCCAGGACGAGGAGTTCGCCCGCGTCACCGGGCTGCCGGTGCGGCTGCTGAACCTGCTGGTCGCGGTCACCGCCGCGCTGACCGTCACCGTCGCGATGCGCGTGGTCGGCCTGCTGCTGGTGAGCGCCCTGATGGTGATCCCGGTGGCCGCCTCGCAGGCCATCGCCCGCAGCTTCGCGACCACCTTCGCGCTGGCCGTCACCATCGGCGTCCTGGTGACCGTCTCCGGGACCGCCACCTCCTACTACGTGGACGTGCCCTCCGGCGCGACCATCGTGCTGCTCGCGATCGGCGTCTTCCTGACCCTGACCGCGCTCGCCGCGCCACTGGCCCGCAAACGGGCCAGGCACGCCGCCGACAGCGAGAAGCACTGCACACTGGACGTGCCGGGCACCCCCGCGGACGACGTACGGGTGGAGGCCTGA
- a CDS encoding Fur family transcriptional regulator produces the protein MATAGPPVRGRSTKQRAAVAAALDEVDEFRSAQELHDMLKHRGDSVGLTTVYRTLQSLADAGEVDVLRTSEGEAVYRRCSSGHHHHLVCRVCGKAVEVEGPAVEKWADSIAADHGFVDVAHTIEIFGTCGDCAAARSRS, from the coding sequence GTGGCGACCGCGGGTCCCCCGGTACGCGGCCGGTCCACCAAGCAGCGGGCCGCTGTCGCGGCGGCGCTCGACGAGGTGGACGAGTTCCGCAGCGCGCAAGAGCTCCACGACATGCTCAAGCACCGCGGCGACTCGGTCGGCCTGACCACCGTCTACCGCACGCTGCAGTCCCTCGCCGACGCCGGCGAGGTCGACGTGCTGCGCACGAGCGAGGGCGAGGCGGTCTACCGCCGCTGCTCCAGTGGGCACCACCACCACCTGGTCTGCCGGGTGTGCGGCAAGGCCGTCGAGGTCGAGGGCCCGGCCGTGGAGAAGTGGGCGGACTCCATCGCCGCCGACCACGGCTTCGTCGACGTGGCCCACACCATCGAGATCTTCGGCACCTGCGGGGACTGCGCCGCCGCGCGCTCCCGGAGCTGA
- a CDS encoding isoprenyl transferase, whose protein sequence is MARRGILGRSRREYLTPEPHPSGARPPKIPGELVPNHVAIVMDGNGRWAKERGLPRTEGHKVGEGVVMDVLKGCLEMGVKNLSLYAFSTENWKRSPEEVRFLMNFNRDVIRRRRDEMDELGIRVRWTGRMPKLWKSVVEELQVAQEQTKNNDAMTMYFCVNYGGRAEIADAAAAIGRDIAAGRLDPSKVNEKTFAKYLYYPDMPDVDLFVRPSGEQRTSNYLIWQSAYAEMVFQDVLWPDFDRRDLWRACLEYAQRDRRFGGAIPNEDELAKDPAPKA, encoded by the coding sequence ATGGCACGACGCGGGATTCTGGGCCGTTCCCGACGCGAGTACCTCACCCCTGAACCGCACCCGTCCGGGGCGCGGCCGCCGAAGATCCCGGGCGAGCTGGTCCCGAACCACGTGGCGATCGTCATGGACGGCAACGGCCGCTGGGCGAAGGAGCGCGGGCTGCCGCGCACCGAGGGGCACAAGGTCGGCGAGGGCGTCGTCATGGACGTCCTCAAGGGCTGCCTGGAGATGGGCGTCAAGAACCTCTCCCTGTACGCCTTCTCCACCGAGAACTGGAAGCGCTCGCCCGAAGAGGTGCGCTTCCTGATGAACTTCAACCGGGACGTCATCCGCCGCCGCCGCGACGAGATGGACGAGCTGGGCATCCGGGTGCGGTGGACCGGCCGGATGCCGAAGCTGTGGAAGTCGGTGGTCGAGGAGCTCCAGGTCGCCCAGGAGCAGACCAAGAACAACGACGCCATGACCATGTACTTCTGCGTCAATTACGGTGGCCGCGCGGAGATCGCGGACGCTGCCGCGGCGATCGGCCGGGACATCGCGGCGGGCCGGCTGGACCCGTCGAAGGTGAACGAGAAGACGTTCGCCAAGTACCTCTACTACCCCGACATGCCGGACGTGGACCTCTTCGTACGGCCCTCCGGCGAGCAGCGCACGTCCAACTATCTGATCTGGCAGAGCGCTTACGCCGAGATGGTCTTCCAGGACGTGCTGTGGCCGGACTTCGACCGCCGTGACCTGTGGCGCGCCTGCCTGGAGTACGCACAGCGCGACCGCCGCTTCGGCGGCGCGATCCCGAACGAGGACGAGCTCGCCAAGGACCCCGCGCCGAAGGCGTGA
- the recO gene encoding DNA repair protein RecO: MSLFRDDGIVLRTQKLGEADRIITLLTRGHGRVRAVARGVRRTKSKFGARLEPFSHVDVQFFARGSELVGRGLPLCTQSETIAAYGGGIVTDYARYTAGTAMLETAERFTDHEGEPAVQQYLLLVGGLRTLAAGEHAPHLILDAFLLRSLAVNGYAPSFEACAKCGMPGPNRFFSVAAGGVVCGECRVPGSVVPSSESIELLGALLTGDWATADACEPRHVREGSGLVAAYLHWHLERGLRSLRYVEK; encoded by the coding sequence ATGAGTCTCTTCCGCGACGACGGCATCGTGCTGCGCACGCAAAAGCTCGGCGAAGCGGACCGCATCATCACTCTGCTCACCCGCGGTCACGGCCGCGTACGCGCCGTAGCGCGCGGCGTGCGGCGGACCAAGTCGAAGTTCGGGGCGCGCCTGGAGCCGTTCTCGCACGTCGACGTGCAGTTCTTCGCGCGCGGCAGCGAGCTCGTCGGGCGCGGGCTGCCGCTCTGTACGCAGAGCGAGACCATCGCCGCGTACGGCGGCGGGATCGTCACCGACTACGCCCGCTACACCGCCGGCACCGCCATGCTGGAGACCGCCGAGCGGTTCACCGACCACGAGGGCGAGCCCGCCGTGCAGCAGTATCTGCTGCTGGTCGGCGGACTGCGGACGCTCGCCGCGGGCGAGCACGCCCCGCACCTCATCCTGGACGCCTTCCTGCTGCGCTCCCTCGCCGTCAACGGCTACGCGCCCAGCTTCGAGGCGTGCGCGAAGTGCGGTATGCCCGGGCCGAACCGATTCTTCTCGGTCGCGGCCGGCGGGGTCGTCTGCGGGGAGTGCCGGGTGCCCGGAAGCGTCGTACCCTCCTCGGAGTCGATCGAACTCCTCGGCGCGTTGCTGACCGGGGACTGGGCGACGGCGGACGCGTGCGAGCCGCGCCATGTCCGGGAGGGCAGCGGCCTGGTGGCCGCGTATCTGCACTGGCACCTGGAGCGGGGGCTTCGCTCCCTCCGCTACGTGGAAAAGTAA
- a CDS encoding TerB family tellurite resistance protein, giving the protein MHAQGRHSPDRCVVGVRTVWRTVGDGEFFCPGCGGDRNYRRRTGHRRLVAFGVPLLPRGPVGPIVECAACHARFGMDVLDHPTTTRFSAMLRDAVHTVALAVLAAGGTEARTVRRAAVGAVRAAGFADCSEEQLITLIEALAADTGRLPGMYAGGAFPAGTGGGRGGFDPCGTALAIELHEALEPLAPHLAPAGREAILLQGARIALADGPYRPAEREVLSTVGRALLICPEDTDRLLAAARMPT; this is encoded by the coding sequence ATGCACGCGCAAGGCCGACACAGCCCGGACCGGTGTGTGGTGGGCGTACGCACCGTATGGCGCACCGTCGGGGACGGCGAGTTCTTCTGCCCCGGCTGTGGCGGTGACCGCAACTACCGGCGCCGCACGGGCCACCGTCGCCTCGTCGCCTTCGGGGTGCCCCTGCTGCCGCGCGGCCCCGTCGGGCCGATCGTCGAGTGCGCGGCCTGTCACGCCAGGTTCGGCATGGACGTCCTCGACCACCCCACCACCACCCGCTTCTCCGCGATGCTCCGTGACGCCGTGCACACCGTGGCCCTCGCCGTCCTCGCCGCGGGCGGTACCGAGGCCCGTACGGTCCGCAGGGCCGCCGTCGGCGCGGTGCGGGCGGCGGGCTTCGCGGACTGCAGCGAGGAACAGCTGATCACCCTGATCGAGGCGCTCGCCGCGGACACGGGGCGGCTGCCCGGCATGTACGCCGGCGGCGCGTTCCCGGCCGGCACCGGGGGAGGCCGGGGCGGCTTCGACCCGTGCGGCACGGCGCTGGCCATCGAGCTCCACGAGGCCCTGGAGCCCCTGGCCCCGCACCTCGCCCCCGCGGGACGCGAGGCGATCCTGCTCCAGGGCGCCCGTATCGCCCTGGCGGACGGCCCGTACCGGCCGGCGGAGCGGGAAGTCTTGTCGACGGTGGGGCGGGCGTTGCTGATCTGCCCGGAAGACACGGATCGCCTGCTGGCGGCGGCGCGGATGCCTACGTAG